A genomic window from Pocillopora verrucosa isolate sample1 chromosome 7, ASM3666991v2, whole genome shotgun sequence includes:
- the LOC136282409 gene encoding probable serine/threonine-protein kinase drkA, whose protein sequence is MGNTSSAEEIKLGDKIGEGSYGEVFKAVWKGKRVAAKRIRPVFFEGDYDGSIRAAFLEKFKKEWEILRSIEHDNIVKYLTAYVPPSPESPIIVTELLECDLAKHIRNSTTQPKVPFSDVIKIMLDVAEALHYIHTLKEPIVHRDLASKNVLLTKTLHAKIADLSQAKAFPRGAMYATAMPGTPVYAAPETYPTGLGGLPKGDKARYTEKIDIFSFGAMLLEIIIGHLPVHDLPDPILEDGEIVPEYIRRSEDLEEMGPDHPLHSLVLQCLDNIPEKRPSAGKIIEELLKF, encoded by the exons ATGGGAAACACATCCTCCGCCGAGGAAATTAAACTCGGAGATAAAATTGGAGAAGGTTCATATGGAGAAGTGTTCAAAGCCGTGTGGAAAGGGAAGCGAGTAGCTGCTAAACGGATTCGACCTGTCTTCTTCGAGGGTGACTATGATGGAAGTATTAGAGCTGCTTTCTTGGAAAAGTTTAAGAAGGAATGGGAGATACTCCGCAGCATTGAGCACGACaatattgtaaaatatttaactGCCTATGTCCCTCCGTCTCCCGAGAGCCCCATTATTGTGACAGAGTTGCTAGAGTGCGATTTGGCGAAACACATTCGGAACTCAACGACTCAACCAAAGGTTCCTTTCTCAGACGTAATCAAAATTATGTTGGACGTCGCGGAAGCTTTACATTACATTCATACCCTTAAGGAACCGATTGTACATCGCGACTTAGCGAGCAAAAACGTATTGCTGACGAAAACATTGCATGCAAAGATTGCAGATTTGAGTCAGGCGAAAGCGTTCCCTCGTGGTGCAATGTACGCGACTGCCATGCCGGGAACACCCGTGTATGCCGCTCCAGAAACGTATCCTACGGGGTTGGGAGGACTACCGAAGGGCGATAAAGCGAGATACACCGAGAAAATCGACATCTTTTCGTTCGGAGCCATGCTGCTAGAGATCATTATTGGTCATCTGCCAGTGCATGATTTGCCTGACCCGATTCTTGAAG ATGGGGAAATAGTTCCAGAGTACATACGCCGTAGTGAAGACCTGGAGGAAATGGGTCCCGACCATCCCCTCCACAGCCTCGTTTTACAGTGCTTGGACAACATTCCTGAGAAAAGGCCCAGTGCTGGAAAGATAATTGAAGAACTTCTGAAATTCTAA